One Candidatus Sulfotelmatobacter sp. genomic window, GGCGCGACTATGGGGCTCGGCCCGGCCCATCGAATCGATCCGATGCCCCGACCAATCCCCGTCATGCGCTACTTGCAGTCGTCCTGCGCATCCGCTTCCCCGCTCAGCTTGCGCGCGGCCATCAGGTGGCGCACCGCTTCCTGCCGGCGCCCGAGCGACTCGAGCAGCAGGCCGAGATTGCAGTGGGCGTCGGCGAAATCGGGGTCACGCAGAATCGCCTGCCGATACGCGTGCACCGCTTCATCGCGCCGGCCCAGCTCCTCGAGCAGTACGCCGAGATTGAAGTGCGGCGTCGGATTGTCGGGATCGACCCTCACGGCGTCGCGATAGTGGGGTTCGGCTCGGCCCAGCTCGCCGGCGATGTGGAACAGTCGGCCGAGATTGACGTGGGCCTCGGCCATCGAGGGGTCGAGGTCGAGCGCGTGGGCGTAGGCCTCGCCGGCCTCTTCGACTGACGATGCCTCGAGCTCGCATCCTAGTTCGTACCAGTGGTCGGCCGTGAGCGGCCGATCGGCTTCGGTGGCCGAAAGCGCCGAGCGCAATTCGTGCGCGCGCGGGGCGGGCGCCGCTCGCGCCGCGGAGCGCTCCGCGATCTCGCTGGCGTCGAAGTTGAGCAGGAACTGACCCGAGTCGGGCCGCCACCGGGCCGAACCGTCGGAGGCCACGACCTCGTTGCCATCGGTGTGAATGCTGATGCTGGTGAGCGGCAGGTCGGCGGCGAGCTGCTCGCGAAGCGACGCCCAGATGCTGCGG contains:
- a CDS encoding tetratricopeptide repeat protein → MRASAELRLVEPRTDRRYSLREAAGILEVPEARLRALARAGFLAPQRGPIGPLSFGFQDLLLLRTTKGLLESGVSMRRIRSIWASLREQLAADLPLTSISIHTDGNEVVASDGSARWRPDSGQFLLNFDASEIAERSAARAAPAPRAHELRSALSATEADRPLTADHWYELGCELEASSVEEAGEAYAHALDLDPSMAEAHVNLGRLFHIAGELGRAEPHYRDAVRVDPDNPTPHFNLGVLLEELGRRDEAVHAYRQAILRDPDFADAHCNLGLLLESLGRRQEAVRHLMAARKLSGEADAQDDCK